One window of Candidatus Portiera aleyrodidarum genomic DNA carries:
- the gyrA gene encoding DNA gyrase subunit A — protein sequence MFEKNKEILPITIEDEIKQSYLDYAMSVIIGRAIPDIRDGLKPVHRRVIFAMHELNNVWKKTYLKSARVVGDVIGKYHPHGDSAVYDAIVRMAQFFSMRYVLIDGQGNFGSIDGDNAAAMRYTEVRLSRITSEFLYDLEKSTVDWVDNYDGTEKLPEVLPSRIPNLLINGTSGIAVGMATNIPPHNIKEVINACLAFIDNKNISIEYLMKYIKGPDFPTSGIIHGSSGILEAYKTGKGSIYIRAKHIIVKNNIKGNEFIIITELPYQVNKARLIEKIVDLVKHKRLSGINELRDESDKDGLRIVIEIKRYESSEIILNNLFAHTQMEVIYSINMVAVDKGKPKTFNLKQIIEAFINQRIEVIKRRTLYELKKFNKRKHIIEGLIIAISNIDIVIEIIKSASSFHEAKYKLSIIKWNNTHFCKDFFLLSESQIKAIMDLRLHRLTCLEIHNSIDEYNNTLNTISQLKKILSSFEYLMEIIRNELIEIRSKYGDNRKTTINAIRNELHTVDLINEEKMVVTVSRSGYAKIQPISVYQAQKRGGRGKLVTSINDEDVIEHLLVASTHDTILLFSDKGKVYWLKVYEIPQNSRISRGRPLVNLLSLDVKEKITAILAINDENRKKNNYIFFATALGKVKRTHMKQFARQRNCGILALNLEDGDSLIGAAITYGKDNLIMLLASNGKSIYFKESEVRAMGRNAMGVMGMRLFYNNKVISLIIIKNKKQSQKYYILTASEKGYGKRTILEEFNLRKRGGQGVIAMRSSKRNGKIVSAIKVKESDEIILITNRGNLIRTRVQEISCRSRNTQGVTLIRVNKKEKLVSVVRLGETIDLK from the coding sequence ATGTTTGAAAAAAATAAAGAAATTTTACCAATTACTATTGAAGATGAAATCAAACAATCGTATTTAGATTATGCTATGAGTGTAATTATTGGACGTGCTATTCCAGATATACGTGATGGTTTAAAACCTGTACATCGTCGTGTAATCTTTGCTATGCATGAATTAAATAATGTATGGAAGAAAACTTATTTAAAATCTGCACGTGTAGTAGGTGATGTCATTGGTAAATATCATCCGCATGGTGATAGTGCGGTTTATGATGCAATTGTAAGAATGGCCCAATTTTTTTCTATGAGATATGTATTAATTGATGGTCAAGGAAATTTTGGATCAATAGATGGTGATAATGCAGCTGCAATGAGATATACAGAAGTAAGATTGTCTCGTATAACTAGTGAATTTTTATATGATCTTGAAAAATCTACAGTAGATTGGGTTGATAATTATGATGGTACTGAAAAACTACCCGAAGTCTTACCTAGCCGTATACCTAATTTATTAATAAATGGTACAAGTGGTATTGCTGTTGGTATGGCAACTAATATTCCTCCTCATAATATAAAAGAAGTTATAAATGCATGTTTAGCTTTTATTGATAATAAGAATATTTCAATAGAATATTTAATGAAATATATAAAGGGTCCAGATTTTCCTACATCAGGTATAATTCATGGAAGTTCGGGAATTTTAGAGGCTTACAAGACAGGTAAAGGTAGTATTTATATACGTGCAAAACATATAATTGTTAAAAATAATATTAAAGGTAATGAGTTTATCATTATAACAGAATTACCATATCAAGTTAATAAAGCTAGGTTAATTGAAAAAATAGTTGATTTAGTAAAACACAAAAGGTTATCTGGTATAAACGAGCTTAGAGATGAATCAGATAAAGATGGGTTAAGGATTGTTATAGAAATAAAACGTTATGAATCTAGTGAAATTATATTAAATAATCTTTTTGCACATACTCAAATGGAAGTTATTTATAGTATAAATATGGTAGCTGTAGATAAAGGTAAACCTAAAACCTTTAATCTTAAACAAATTATTGAAGCTTTTATTAATCAACGTATAGAAGTAATTAAACGACGTACATTATATGAATTAAAAAAATTTAACAAACGTAAACATATTATTGAAGGTTTAATAATTGCAATATCTAATATTGATATTGTTATAGAAATTATCAAATCAGCTTCTTCATTTCACGAAGCTAAATATAAATTAAGTATTATAAAATGGAACAATACTCATTTTTGTAAAGATTTTTTTCTATTATCTGAATCTCAAATTAAAGCAATTATGGATTTACGATTACATCGTTTAACTTGTTTAGAAATTCACAATTCTATTGATGAATATAACAATACTTTGAACACAATATCTCAATTAAAAAAAATATTATCTTCATTTGAATATTTAATGGAAATAATTCGTAATGAATTAATTGAAATCCGTTCTAAGTATGGAGATAATAGAAAAACTACAATTAATGCTATTCGTAATGAACTACATACTGTTGATCTTATTAATGAAGAAAAAATGGTAGTTACAGTTTCTAGATCAGGATATGCTAAAATACAACCCATTTCAGTTTATCAAGCACAGAAAAGAGGTGGTCGAGGTAAGTTAGTTACAAGTATAAATGATGAAGATGTGATTGAACATTTATTAGTAGCATCAACTCATGATACAATTTTATTATTTTCTGATAAAGGTAAAGTATATTGGCTTAAAGTTTATGAAATTCCACAAAATAGTAGAATCTCTAGAGGTAGACCTTTAGTGAATTTACTTTCTTTAGATGTAAAGGAAAAAATTACTGCAATACTTGCAATAAATGATGAAAATAGAAAGAAAAATAATTATATATTTTTTGCAACGGCTTTAGGTAAAGTAAAAAGAACTCATATGAAACAATTTGCTAGACAACGTAATTGTGGTATTCTTGCACTTAATTTAGAAGATGGAGATAGTTTAATAGGTGCTGCTATTACTTATGGGAAAGATAATTTAATTATGTTACTTGCTTCTAATGGGAAATCTATTTATTTTAAAGAAAGTGAAGTACGTGCAATGGGACGTAATGCTATGGGTGTAATGGGGATGCGTTTATTTTATAATAATAAAGTTATTAGTTTAATAATTATAAAAAATAAAAAACAATCACAAAAATATTATATTTTAACAGCTTCAGAAAAAGGATATGGAAAACGTACTATTTTAGAAGAATTTAATTTAAGGAAACGTGGTGGACAAGGAGTAATAGCAATGCGTTCTTCAAAACGTAATGGTAAAATAGTATCAGCAATAAAAGTTAAAGAAAGTGATGAAATTATTTTAATAACAAATAGGGGAAATTTAATACGTACAAGAGTTCAAGAAATATCTTGTAGATCACGTAATACTCAAGGAGTTACATTAATACGTGTTAATAAAAAAGAAAAATTAGTATCTGTTGTAAGGTTAGGTGAAACTATTGATTTAAAGTAA